Proteins from one Nymphalis io chromosome 23, ilAglIoxx1.1, whole genome shotgun sequence genomic window:
- the LOC126777727 gene encoding transcriptional repressor p66-alpha isoform X8 → MDVDDSAVDLSVRSLPPELSELRALTASGLTITPAQPPPHIDRVSINGASGKRVLRPRSEQRSYAESPDIVLLPAAPPHRKPSLPAPAPFTDVSSKLNTGAVNVSITASAVPPALPPESPRDPQDDEDSDDENEPPLPITGHRELSSAEIWERERRLRALREKLRAEETRLVLLRKLRQSQQAATIPPAKAAESASACAAGAALAGSGCVVPPGVTVTPAPPPAHQHSKRAAGAACASAGALAPGASRRSSNLPGGATLTPGPYRSQSSSSGGASITPSVTITPAPPPASHSTPKTSSRSSEETQTPAQRQAAAKLALRKQLEKTLLQIPPPKPPPPEMNFIPSPSNTDFVYLVGLEHVVDYLTNEDRMPRSSVPAVCAQCGSDFTAVWRWERAPPRRQDATFACSLAPHARRLCELCVSGNVKRALKAEHTARLKTAFVRALQQEQEIERRLAAPSPPPAPAAPAPPPAHAHAHAHHHRAPPPARPRHAAPAPAPPAPAKPPPPAPGAALRAHPRDPDPPSKKGKGSSSSTSSQGSSSKQHQQLAAAAAAQMAFEQQSAAAMQALQHQLLRGLSGAGGGGGVSPAAAAAAMMQFSPLLYTYQLAMAQASALGKRSGKGGSGGAAMAAEMQRVAEAQRQYLLDMIPGQHARNPWPKN, encoded by the exons ATGGACGTAGACGATTCGGCGGTGGACCTTAGCGTAAG GTCTCTACCGCCTGAGTTGAGTGAACTCAGAGCATTGACGGCTAGTGGCTTGACAATAACACCAGCACAACCACCTCCTCAT ATTGATAGAGTGAGTATAAAT GGTGCGAGTGGTAAGAGAGTACTACGCCCAAGATCGGAGCAACGCAGTTATGCAGAGAGCCCCGACATAGTTCTTCTGCCGGCAGCACCGCCTCATCGCAAACCTTCACTGCCTGCCCCTGCACCATTTAcgg ATGTAAGCAGCAAGCTGAACACAGGCGCTGTGAATGTTTCTATAACAGCGAGCGCGGTGCCGCCCGCCCTGCCGCCCGAGTCCCCGCGCGACCCGCAGGACGACGAGGACTCCGACGACGAGAATGAGCCTCCGCTACCGATAACCGGTCACAGG gAGTTATCGAGTGCAGAGATATGGGAACGTGAACGTAGACTCCGCGCACTGAGAGAGAAGCTGCGTGCCGAGGAGACGCGACTCGTGCTGCTGAGGAAGCTGCGCCAGTCGCAGCAGGCCGCCACCATACCACCGGCCAAGGCAGCG GAGTCAGCGAGCGCatgcgcggcgggcgcggcgctggCCGGCAGCGGCTGCGTGGTGCCGCCCGGCGTCACCGTCAcccccgcgccgccgcccgcgcatCAGCACAGCAAG CGCGCGGCGGGTGCGGCGTGCGCGAGTGCGGGTGCGCTGGCGCCGGGCGCGTCTCGGCGCTCCTCCAACCTGCCCGGCGGCGCCACGCTCACTCCCGGCCCCTACCGCTCGCAG TCGTCGTCGAGCGGCGGCGCCAGCATCACGCCGTCCGTTACCATcacgcccgcgccgccgccggccTCGCACTCCACACCCAAG ACGAGCTCCCGCAGTTCCGAGGAGACGCAGACACCGGCCCAGCGACAGGCCGCCGCCAAGCTCGCACTGCGCAAGCAACTAGAGAAGACACTGCTGCAG ATTCCACCACCTAAACCCCCGCCGCCGGAGATGAACTTCATTCCCTCTCCCAGCAACACGGACTTCGTGTACCTGGTGGGGCTCGAGCACGTCGTAGACTATCTCACCAACGAAGACCg CATGCCGCGCTCGAGCGTGCCCGCCGTGTGCGCGCAGTGCGGCAGCGACTTCACGGCCGTGTGGCGCTGGGAGCGCGCCCCGCCGCGCCGCCAGGACGCCACCTTCGCCTGCTCGCTGGCGCCGCACGCGCGCCGGCTGTGCGAGCTCTGCGTGTCCGGCAACGTGAAGCGCGCGCTCAAGGCCGAGCACACCGCGCGCCTCAAGACGGCCTTCGTGCGCGCGCTGCAGCAGGAGCAGGAGATCGAGCGGCGCCTGGCCGCGCCgtcgccgccgcccgcgcccgccgcgcccgcgccgccgcccgcgcacgcgcacgcgcacgcgcaccaccaccgcgcgccgccgcccgcgcgcccGCGCcacgccgcgcccgcgcccgcgccgcccgcgcccgccaagccgccgccgcccgcgcccggcGCCGCGCTGCGCGCGCACCCGCGCGACCCCGACCCGCCCTCCAAGAAAGGTAAAG GATCGTCCTCGAGCACCAGTAGCCAGGGAAGTAGCAGCAAGCAACATCAG CAACTGGCCGCAGCAGCCGCGGCTCAGATGGCATTCGAACAGCAAAGCGCAGCAGCCATGCAAGCATTGCAGCATCAATTACTTAGAG GGCtgagcggcgcgggcggcggcggcggcgtgtCGcccgcggcggcggcggcggccatGATGCAGTTCTCGCCGCTGCTCTACACCTACCAGCTGGCCATGGCGCAGGCCAGCGCGCTAGGTAAGCGCT CGGGAAAGGGTGGGAGCGGCGGCGCGGCCATGGCGGCGGAGATGCAACGCGTGGCGGAGGCCCAGCGACAGTACTTGCTAGACATGATCCCCGGACAGCACGCCAGGAACCCCTGGCCTAAGAACTGA
- the LOC126777727 gene encoding transcriptional repressor p66-alpha isoform X2 gives MDVDDSAVDLSVRSLPPELSELRALTASGLTITPAQPPPHIDRVSINGASGKRVLRPRSEQRSYAESPDIVLLPAAPPHRKPSLPAPAPFTDVSSKLNTGAVNVSITASAVPPALPPESPRDPQDDEDSDDENEPPLPITGHRELSSAEIWERERRLRALREKLRAEETRLVLLRKLRQSQQAATIPPAKAAESASACAAGAALAGSGCVVPPGVTVTPAPPPAHQHSKRAAGAACASAGALAPGASRRSSNLPGGATLTPGPYRSQSSSSGGASITPSVTITPAPPPASHSTPKPAQDNSSVTSSTSDATSSRSSEETQTPAQRQAAAKLALRKQLEKTLLQIPPPKPPPPEMNFIPSPSNTDFVYLVGLEHVVDYLTNEDRMPRSSVPAVCAQCGSDFTAVWRWERAPPRRQDATFACSLAPHARRLCELCVSGNVKRALKAEHTARLKTAFVRALQQEQEIERRLAAPSPPPAPAAPAPPPAHAHAHAHHHRAPPPARPRHAAPAPAPPAPAKPPPPAPGAALRAHPRDPDPPSKKGKGSSSSTSSQGSSSKQHQQLAAAAAAQMAFEQQSAAAMQALQHQLLRGLSGAGGGGGVSPAAAAAAMMQFSPLLYTYQLAMAQASALGKRSGKGGSGGAAMAAEMQRVAEAQRQYLLDMIPGQHARNPWPKN, from the exons ATGGACGTAGACGATTCGGCGGTGGACCTTAGCGTAAG GTCTCTACCGCCTGAGTTGAGTGAACTCAGAGCATTGACGGCTAGTGGCTTGACAATAACACCAGCACAACCACCTCCTCAT ATTGATAGAGTGAGTATAAAT GGTGCGAGTGGTAAGAGAGTACTACGCCCAAGATCGGAGCAACGCAGTTATGCAGAGAGCCCCGACATAGTTCTTCTGCCGGCAGCACCGCCTCATCGCAAACCTTCACTGCCTGCCCCTGCACCATTTAcgg ATGTAAGCAGCAAGCTGAACACAGGCGCTGTGAATGTTTCTATAACAGCGAGCGCGGTGCCGCCCGCCCTGCCGCCCGAGTCCCCGCGCGACCCGCAGGACGACGAGGACTCCGACGACGAGAATGAGCCTCCGCTACCGATAACCGGTCACAGG gAGTTATCGAGTGCAGAGATATGGGAACGTGAACGTAGACTCCGCGCACTGAGAGAGAAGCTGCGTGCCGAGGAGACGCGACTCGTGCTGCTGAGGAAGCTGCGCCAGTCGCAGCAGGCCGCCACCATACCACCGGCCAAGGCAGCG GAGTCAGCGAGCGCatgcgcggcgggcgcggcgctggCCGGCAGCGGCTGCGTGGTGCCGCCCGGCGTCACCGTCAcccccgcgccgccgcccgcgcatCAGCACAGCAAG CGCGCGGCGGGTGCGGCGTGCGCGAGTGCGGGTGCGCTGGCGCCGGGCGCGTCTCGGCGCTCCTCCAACCTGCCCGGCGGCGCCACGCTCACTCCCGGCCCCTACCGCTCGCAG TCGTCGTCGAGCGGCGGCGCCAGCATCACGCCGTCCGTTACCATcacgcccgcgccgccgccggccTCGCACTCCACACCCAAG CCCGCTCAGGATAACTCATCGGTCACCAGTAGTACAAGCGATGCA ACGAGCTCCCGCAGTTCCGAGGAGACGCAGACACCGGCCCAGCGACAGGCCGCCGCCAAGCTCGCACTGCGCAAGCAACTAGAGAAGACACTGCTGCAG ATTCCACCACCTAAACCCCCGCCGCCGGAGATGAACTTCATTCCCTCTCCCAGCAACACGGACTTCGTGTACCTGGTGGGGCTCGAGCACGTCGTAGACTATCTCACCAACGAAGACCg CATGCCGCGCTCGAGCGTGCCCGCCGTGTGCGCGCAGTGCGGCAGCGACTTCACGGCCGTGTGGCGCTGGGAGCGCGCCCCGCCGCGCCGCCAGGACGCCACCTTCGCCTGCTCGCTGGCGCCGCACGCGCGCCGGCTGTGCGAGCTCTGCGTGTCCGGCAACGTGAAGCGCGCGCTCAAGGCCGAGCACACCGCGCGCCTCAAGACGGCCTTCGTGCGCGCGCTGCAGCAGGAGCAGGAGATCGAGCGGCGCCTGGCCGCGCCgtcgccgccgcccgcgcccgccgcgcccgcgccgccgcccgcgcacgcgcacgcgcacgcgcaccaccaccgcgcgccgccgcccgcgcgcccGCGCcacgccgcgcccgcgcccgcgccgcccgcgcccgccaagccgccgccgcccgcgcccggcGCCGCGCTGCGCGCGCACCCGCGCGACCCCGACCCGCCCTCCAAGAAAGGTAAAG GATCGTCCTCGAGCACCAGTAGCCAGGGAAGTAGCAGCAAGCAACATCAG CAACTGGCCGCAGCAGCCGCGGCTCAGATGGCATTCGAACAGCAAAGCGCAGCAGCCATGCAAGCATTGCAGCATCAATTACTTAGAG GGCtgagcggcgcgggcggcggcggcggcgtgtCGcccgcggcggcggcggcggccatGATGCAGTTCTCGCCGCTGCTCTACACCTACCAGCTGGCCATGGCGCAGGCCAGCGCGCTAGGTAAGCGCT CGGGAAAGGGTGGGAGCGGCGGCGCGGCCATGGCGGCGGAGATGCAACGCGTGGCGGAGGCCCAGCGACAGTACTTGCTAGACATGATCCCCGGACAGCACGCCAGGAACCCCTGGCCTAAGAACTGA
- the LOC126777727 gene encoding transcriptional repressor p66-alpha isoform X1 — protein MDVDDSAVDLSVSRSLPPELSELRALTASGLTITPAQPPPHIDRVSINGASGKRVLRPRSEQRSYAESPDIVLLPAAPPHRKPSLPAPAPFTDVSSKLNTGAVNVSITASAVPPALPPESPRDPQDDEDSDDENEPPLPITGHRELSSAEIWERERRLRALREKLRAEETRLVLLRKLRQSQQAATIPPAKAAESASACAAGAALAGSGCVVPPGVTVTPAPPPAHQHSKRAAGAACASAGALAPGASRRSSNLPGGATLTPGPYRSQSSSSGGASITPSVTITPAPPPASHSTPKPAQDNSSVTSSTSDATSSRSSEETQTPAQRQAAAKLALRKQLEKTLLQIPPPKPPPPEMNFIPSPSNTDFVYLVGLEHVVDYLTNEDRMPRSSVPAVCAQCGSDFTAVWRWERAPPRRQDATFACSLAPHARRLCELCVSGNVKRALKAEHTARLKTAFVRALQQEQEIERRLAAPSPPPAPAAPAPPPAHAHAHAHHHRAPPPARPRHAAPAPAPPAPAKPPPPAPGAALRAHPRDPDPPSKKGKGSSSSTSSQGSSSKQHQQLAAAAAAQMAFEQQSAAAMQALQHQLLRGLSGAGGGGGVSPAAAAAAMMQFSPLLYTYQLAMAQASALGKRSGKGGSGGAAMAAEMQRVAEAQRQYLLDMIPGQHARNPWPKN, from the exons ATGGACGTAGACGATTCGGCGGTGGACCTTAGCGTAAG CAGGTCTCTACCGCCTGAGTTGAGTGAACTCAGAGCATTGACGGCTAGTGGCTTGACAATAACACCAGCACAACCACCTCCTCAT ATTGATAGAGTGAGTATAAAT GGTGCGAGTGGTAAGAGAGTACTACGCCCAAGATCGGAGCAACGCAGTTATGCAGAGAGCCCCGACATAGTTCTTCTGCCGGCAGCACCGCCTCATCGCAAACCTTCACTGCCTGCCCCTGCACCATTTAcgg ATGTAAGCAGCAAGCTGAACACAGGCGCTGTGAATGTTTCTATAACAGCGAGCGCGGTGCCGCCCGCCCTGCCGCCCGAGTCCCCGCGCGACCCGCAGGACGACGAGGACTCCGACGACGAGAATGAGCCTCCGCTACCGATAACCGGTCACAGG gAGTTATCGAGTGCAGAGATATGGGAACGTGAACGTAGACTCCGCGCACTGAGAGAGAAGCTGCGTGCCGAGGAGACGCGACTCGTGCTGCTGAGGAAGCTGCGCCAGTCGCAGCAGGCCGCCACCATACCACCGGCCAAGGCAGCG GAGTCAGCGAGCGCatgcgcggcgggcgcggcgctggCCGGCAGCGGCTGCGTGGTGCCGCCCGGCGTCACCGTCAcccccgcgccgccgcccgcgcatCAGCACAGCAAG CGCGCGGCGGGTGCGGCGTGCGCGAGTGCGGGTGCGCTGGCGCCGGGCGCGTCTCGGCGCTCCTCCAACCTGCCCGGCGGCGCCACGCTCACTCCCGGCCCCTACCGCTCGCAG TCGTCGTCGAGCGGCGGCGCCAGCATCACGCCGTCCGTTACCATcacgcccgcgccgccgccggccTCGCACTCCACACCCAAG CCCGCTCAGGATAACTCATCGGTCACCAGTAGTACAAGCGATGCA ACGAGCTCCCGCAGTTCCGAGGAGACGCAGACACCGGCCCAGCGACAGGCCGCCGCCAAGCTCGCACTGCGCAAGCAACTAGAGAAGACACTGCTGCAG ATTCCACCACCTAAACCCCCGCCGCCGGAGATGAACTTCATTCCCTCTCCCAGCAACACGGACTTCGTGTACCTGGTGGGGCTCGAGCACGTCGTAGACTATCTCACCAACGAAGACCg CATGCCGCGCTCGAGCGTGCCCGCCGTGTGCGCGCAGTGCGGCAGCGACTTCACGGCCGTGTGGCGCTGGGAGCGCGCCCCGCCGCGCCGCCAGGACGCCACCTTCGCCTGCTCGCTGGCGCCGCACGCGCGCCGGCTGTGCGAGCTCTGCGTGTCCGGCAACGTGAAGCGCGCGCTCAAGGCCGAGCACACCGCGCGCCTCAAGACGGCCTTCGTGCGCGCGCTGCAGCAGGAGCAGGAGATCGAGCGGCGCCTGGCCGCGCCgtcgccgccgcccgcgcccgccgcgcccgcgccgccgcccgcgcacgcgcacgcgcacgcgcaccaccaccgcgcgccgccgcccgcgcgcccGCGCcacgccgcgcccgcgcccgcgccgcccgcgcccgccaagccgccgccgcccgcgcccggcGCCGCGCTGCGCGCGCACCCGCGCGACCCCGACCCGCCCTCCAAGAAAGGTAAAG GATCGTCCTCGAGCACCAGTAGCCAGGGAAGTAGCAGCAAGCAACATCAG CAACTGGCCGCAGCAGCCGCGGCTCAGATGGCATTCGAACAGCAAAGCGCAGCAGCCATGCAAGCATTGCAGCATCAATTACTTAGAG GGCtgagcggcgcgggcggcggcggcggcgtgtCGcccgcggcggcggcggcggccatGATGCAGTTCTCGCCGCTGCTCTACACCTACCAGCTGGCCATGGCGCAGGCCAGCGCGCTAGGTAAGCGCT CGGGAAAGGGTGGGAGCGGCGGCGCGGCCATGGCGGCGGAGATGCAACGCGTGGCGGAGGCCCAGCGACAGTACTTGCTAGACATGATCCCCGGACAGCACGCCAGGAACCCCTGGCCTAAGAACTGA